The following proteins come from a genomic window of Malus sylvestris chromosome 4, drMalSylv7.2, whole genome shotgun sequence:
- the LOC126618053 gene encoding transcription termination factor MTERF6, chloroplastic/mitochondrial-like has translation MVTMLSLYRFNTRLRLGGSIFSYTFASTAQRFVVGDRKPSCVSLQNLVIRRSITSEISAANKHDFTATYLINSCGLSPEDAISLSSKVELQSPHGADSVLALLSSHGLSATQISKLVRSRPAILLADPENTLLPKLQFFSSLGVSREDLGRVLSFNPHLLSRSLENQIIPSYTFLRSLISRENVIAVLKRQSWIFLENHSKKVVPNIGLLRELGMPQSCITLLLAHNTHVLMCKHEQFGALVGEVKEMGFDPKKSTFVTAMRALCGKSSRSIWNRNREIYRRSWGWSEDDVASAFRKNPQCMILSEKKIMQVMDFLVNKMGWSSRLIATCPVVLCFSLEKRIIPRCLVVKVLLMKGLVDEDLSLAYVLLPAEIKFLERFVTRYTDQVPQLSSVYDGKLDIKDV, from the coding sequence ATGGTGACGATGCTATCTCTCTACAGATTCAACACCCGCCTCAGATTGGGCGGCTCAATATTTTCTTATACATTTGCTTCCACAGCCCAAAGATTTGTCGTCGGAGATCGAAAACCCTCCTGCGTTTCTCTTCAAAATCTGGTAATCCGTAGATCCATCACCTCAGAAATTTCAGCAGCAAACAAACACGATTTCACAGCCACCTACCTCATAAATTCATGTGGATTGTCCCCAGAAGATGCAATTTCATTGTCCAGCAAGGTGGAATTGCAATCCCCGCATGGAGCAGACTCTGTCCTGGCCCTTCTTAGCAGCCACGGCCTCTCTGCAACCCAGATTTCGAAGCTCGTCAGGTCACGCCCTGCTATTCTTTTAGCCGATCCCGAGAATACCCTTTTGCCCAAGCTCCAGTTCTTCAGCTCTCTCGGAGTTTCGAGGGAAGATCTTGGGAGAGTTCTGTCTTTTAATCCTCACCTTCTGTCGAGAAGCTTGGAGAATCAGATCATACCATCTTATACTTTTCTCAGGAGTTTGATTTCCCGGGAAAATGTGATCGCGGTTTTGAAGCGCCAGTCGTGGATTTTCCTGGAAAACCACTCCAAGAAAGTGGTGCCGAATATCGGGCTTTTGAGGGAATTGGGGATGCCGCAGTCCTGCATTACTCTGCTGCTGGCTCACAACACTCACGTCTTGATGTGCAAGCATGAACAGTTTGGTGCACTTGTCGGTGAGGTTAAGGAAATGGGATTTGATCCAAAGAAATCGACTTTTGTGACGGCAATGAGAGCATTGTGCGGGAAGAGTAGCAGGTCCATATGGAATCGAAATCGCGAAATTTACAGGCGGAGTTGGGGTTGGTCCGAGGACGATGTGGCGTCTGCTTTCAGGAAGAACCCGCAGTGTATGATTCTGTCGGAGAAGAAGATAATGCAGGTTATGGATTTCTTGGTGAACAAGATGGGATGGTCTTCGAGATTGATCGCGACGTGCCCGGTGGTGTTGTGTTTCAGTTTGGAGAAGAGAATTATTCCGAGGTGTTTGGTTGTGAAAGTTTTGTTGATGAAAGGGTTGGTAGATGAAGATTTGAGTTTGGCTTATGTGTTGTTGCCTGCAGAAATTAAGTTCTTGGAGAGGTTTGTGACCAGATACACCGACCAAGTACCTCAATTGTCAAGTGTGTATGATGGGAAACTGGATATCAAGGATGTATGA
- the LOC126618055 gene encoding glycine-rich cell wall structural protein-like produces MRVHRVSGCVVVLAFLLFAFLVSDLVVADGHASPSSKSVKDDKHLFPRPRPHFFKRGGLGHGRFGGGGLGGGIGGGGGLGGGGGLGGGGGLGGGAGGGLGGGGGLGGGAGGGLGGGGGLGGGAGGGLGGGGGLGGGAGGGGGLGGGIGHGGGLGGGIGHGGGLGGGIGHGGGLGGGIGHKGGLGGGAGGGLGGGGGGGLGGGIGHGGGLGGGIGHGGGLGGGAGGGLGGGGGAGGGGGLGGGIGHGGGLGGGGGLGGGGGAGAGGGFGAGGGAGGGGGLGGGGGLGGGGGAGGGAGGGFGGGAGGGLGGGAGGGGGFGGGGGVGGGSGGGFGAGGGFGKGGGVGGGLGGGAGGGFGGGGGFGGGAGGGSGFGAGGGH; encoded by the coding sequence ATGAGGGTTCATCGTGTTTCAGGTTGTGTTGTGGTGCTTGCTTTCTTATTATTTGCTTTCCTTGTGAGTGATTTGGTTGTGGCTGATGGCCATGCTAGCCCTAGCAGTAAGAGTGTTAAGGATGATAAGCACCTTTTTCCGCGTCCCCGCCCGCATTTCTTTAAGAGAGGAGGTCTTGGGCATGGAAGGTTTGGTGGCGGTGGACTTGGTGGAGGCATTGGCGGTGGGGGAGGTttaggtggaggtggaggtcttggaggtggtggtgggCTTGGCGGAGGTGCAGGAGGTGGCttaggaggtggtggtggtctAGGTGGTGGTGCAGGAGGTGGCTTAGGAGGTGGTGGGGGATTAGGTGGGGGTGCAGGAGGTGGCTTAGGAGGTGGTGGGGGATTGGGTGGCGGGGCAGGAGGTGGCGGTGGTCTAGGTGGAGGCATTGGACATGGTGGTGGTCTAGGAGGAGGTATTGGACATGGTGGTGGTCTAGGAGGAGGTATTGGACATGGAGGTGGTCTAGGTGGAGGTATAGGACATAAAGGTGGGCTTGGTGGTGGTGCTGGGGGTGGCTTaggcggaggaggaggtggtggtctaggaggaggcattggacaTGGGGGTGGTCTAGGTGGAGGTATAGGACACGGAGGTGGGCTTGGTGGTGGTGCTGGGGGTGGCTTAGGCGGTGGAGGGGGCGCAGGAGGAGGTGGTGGTCTAGGCGGAGGCATTGGACATGGAGGTGGTCTAGGTGGTGGAGGTGGacttggtggtggtggaggagcgGGAGCTGGTGGTGGATTTGGTGCCGGAGGTGGAGCTGGCGGAGGTGGTGGTCTTGGAGGAGGTGGTGGTCTTGGCGGCGGTGGTGGAGCGGGTGGTGGTGCAGGTGGAGGTTTTGGCGGTGGTGCAGGTGGAGGTCTTGGAGGCGGTGCTGGTGGTGGAGGTGGGTttgggggtggtggtggtgttggtgGTGGTTCTGGAGGAGGGTTTGGAGCTGGTGGAGGGTTTGGGAAAGGCGGAGGAGTTGGAGGTGGACTAGGCGGTGGTGCAGGTGGTGGTTTTGGTGGAGGaggtggttttggtggtggtgccgGGGGTGGATCTGGATTTGGAGCTGGCGGTGGCCACTAA
- the LOC126618054 gene encoding transcription termination factor MTERF6, chloroplastic/mitochondrial-like, with protein sequence MVTMLSLYRFNTRLRLGGSIFSYTFASTAQRFVVGDRKPSCVSLQNLVIRRSITSEISAANKHDFTATYLINSCGLSPEDAISLSSKVELQSPHGADSVLALLSSHGLSATQISKLVRSRPAILLADPENTLLPKLQFFSSLGVSREDLGRVLSFNPHLLSRSLENQIIPSYTFIRSLISRENVIAVLKRQSWIFLENHSKKVVPNIGLLRELGMPQSCITLLLAHNTHVLMCKHEQFGALVGEVKEMGFDPKKSTFVTAMRALCGKSSRSIWNRNREIYRRSWGWSEDDVASAFRKNPQCMILSEKKIMQVMDFLVNKMGWSSRLIATCPVVLCFSLEKRIIPRCLVVKVLLMKGLVDEDLSLAYVLLPAEIKFLERFVTRYTDQVPQLSSVYDGKLDIKDV encoded by the coding sequence ATGGTGACGATGCTATCTCTCTACAGATTCAACACCCGCCTCAGATTGGGCGGCTCAATATTTTCTTATACATTTGCTTCCACAGCCCAAAGATTTGTCGTCGGAGATCGAAAACCCTCCTGCGTTTCTCTTCAAAATCTGGTAATCCGCAGATCCATCACCTCAGAAATTTCAGCAGCAAACAAACACGATTTCACAGCCACCTACCTCATAAATTCATGTGGATTGTCCCCAGAAGATGCAATTTCATTGTCCAGCAAGGTGGAATTGCAATCCCCGCATGGAGCAGACTCTGTCCTGGCCCTTCTTAGCAGCCATGGCCTCTCTGCAACCCAGATTTCGAAGCTCGTCAGGTCACGCCCTGCTATTCTTTTAGCCGATCCCGAGAATACCCTTTTGCCCAAGCTCCAGTTCTTCAGCTCTCTCGGAGTTTCGAGGGAAGATCTTGGGAGAGTTCTGTCTTTTAATCCTCACCTTCTGTCGAGAAGCTTGGAGAATCAGATCATACCATCTTATACTTTTATCAGGAGTTTGATTTCCCGGGAAAATGTGATCGCGGTTTTGAAGCGCCAGTCGTGGATTTTCCTGGAAAACCACTCCAAGAAAGTGGTGCCGAATATCGGGCTTTTGAGGGAATTGGGGATGCCGCAGTCCTGCATTACTCTGCTGCTGGCTCACAACACTCACGTCTTGATGTGCAAGCATGAACAGTTTGGTGCACTTGTCGGTGAGGTTAAGGAAATGGGATTTGATCCAAAGAAATCGACTTTTGTGACGGCAATGAGAGCATTGTGCGGGAAGAGTAGCAGGTCCATATGGAATCGAAATCGCGAAATTTACAGGCGGAGTTGGGGTTGGTCCGAGGACGATGTGGCGTCTGCTTTCAGGAAGAACCCGCAGTGTATGATTCTGTCGGAGAAGAAGATAATGCAGGTTATGGATTTCTTGGTGAACAAGATGGGATGGTCTTCGAGATTGATCGCGACGTGCCCGGTGGTGTTGTGTTTCAGTTTGGAGAAGAGAATTATTCCGAGGTGTTTGGTTGTGAAAGTTTTGTTGATGAAAGGGTTGGTAGATGAAGATTTGAGTTTGGCTTATGTGTTGTTGCCTGCAGAAATTAAGTTCTTGGAGAGGTTTGTGACCAGATACACCGACCAAGTACCTCAATTGTCAAGTGTGTATGATGGGAAACTGGATATCAAGGATGTATGA